From Apium graveolens cultivar Ventura chromosome 9, ASM990537v1, whole genome shotgun sequence, the proteins below share one genomic window:
- the LOC141682904 gene encoding diaboline synthase-like, with amino-acid sequence MKISRGLILQAPLISTRQLHVVSRSTTNVKPASPTPLKLKHYNLPSHDLLMPDLYMPLILFYANPQISTPLASKTAILKNSLSKTLSEYYPFAGKLSSSGSYVDCNDEGIHFLEARIACNLSEILEKPPVKDEKEGYGRLFPPDSIWHNIPHSRHLMAVQLNHFSCGGLAIAVILSHRVADGLSFITMVSYWARLSSRNLNDQEKLVHRSPCFVHELLLPQSSVDDLTATQFVTPEKNWIATEIMFPNSKVDKLKAELEMQDKQQGMIKNNIYTRNELVTALLYRCAVNAATASNSGTYTKSVLLQAVNMRPVIDPPLPKTSVGNLVTWNHIPTDTMNETKLNTLVGQMRKGMMQLRGSKSMVGKEAFPLIDKYAKLNYKAYAISSICKFPFYDETDFGWGRPVKAAVVDTPFVNSILMMDTPSRDGITATVSLEEQDMKNFLANKELLAHASF; translated from the coding sequence ATGAAGATTAGTAGGGGGCTGATTCTTCAGGCACCACTAATCTCGACAAGGCAACTGCATGTCGTCTCCAGATCAACAACCAACGTTAAACCAGCTTCTCCCACACCTCTCAAGCTCAAACATTACAATCTTCCTTCACATGATCTCCTGATGCCTGATCTTTACATGCCACTCATTCTCTTCTATGCCAATCCACAAATATCCACTCCACTGGCTAGTAAAACCGcgatacttaaaaattctttatCAAAAACACTTTCTGAGTACTACCCGTTTGCAGGAAAGCTAAGTTCATCAGGATCCTATGTTGATTGCAATGACGAAGGCATACATTTTCTTGAGGCCCGGATAGCATGCAATTTATCTGAAATTTTAGAAAAACCTCCTGTCAAGGATGAAAAGGAAGGTTATGGTCGTCTCTTTCCACCGGATTCGATATGGCATAATATACCGCACTCTCGTCATTTAATGGCTGTTCAACTAAATCATTTCTCTTGCGGAGGACTAGCTATAGCTGTGATCCTTTCACACCGTGTTGCTGATGGTCTTAGTTTTATAACAATGGTAAGTTACTGGGCAAGACTGTCGTCCCGCAACCTTAACGATCAAGAAAAACTTGTGCACCGTAGTCCCTGTTTCGTGCACGAGCTGCTGCTACCACAATCAAGTGTTGATGATTTAACTGCGACTCAGTTTGTGACTCCGGAAAAGAACTGGATCGCTACCGAGATAATGTTTCCCAACTCAAAGGTAGACAAATTGAAGGCCGAGCTGGAAATGCAAGACAAACAACAAGGCATGATAAAAAATAACATTTACACACGGAACGAACTTGTGACTGCACTCCTTTACAGATGTGCTGTAAATGCCGCAACTGCATCAAACTCTGGGACCTATACCAAATCTGTTTTGTTGCAGGCCGTAAACATGCGCCCTGTGATTGATCCTCCACTGCCAAAAACAAGTGTTGGAAATCTCGTTACATGGAATCACATTCCGACAGATACGATGAATGAGACAAAGTTAAACACATTGGTAGGCCAAATGCGGAAAGGGATGATGCAGCTTAGAGGATCAAAGAGTATGGTCGGAAAAGAAGCCTTCCCATTGATAGACAAGTATGCAAAACTTAATTACAAGGCTTATGCTATTAGCAGCATTTGTAAATTCCCATTTTATGATGAGACGGATTTCGGGTGGGGAAGGCCTGTTAAAGCCGCTGTTGTGGACACACCGTTTGTTAATTCTATTTTGATGATGGACACTCCAAGTAGAGATGGTATAACGGCCACTGTAAGTCTGGAGGAGCAGGACATGAAAAATTTCCTAGCTAACAAAGAGCTCCTTGCTCATGCTTCTTTCTGA
- the LOC141685017 gene encoding protein FAR1-RELATED SEQUENCE 5-like, which produces MISEDLLKISSNQAVSFVDNTSDISHSIEGNENGEVDSGFSVYANLCGFEVRRSAEKTDDDGTVISKYLLCNKSGFNENNSKSVKKRRTKSFRCGCDAKMVLKFVPGKRYNMVFAPFTGVDKHNKYVTLASTLLSKEDVTYFTWAFKTFLKAMGRNPICLVTNQCPAMKQAIPAVLKATDDLPATRHRLCMWHITEKFPAKLGNFLCKETDFMEKIKKVIWSTSIDIDEFEEGWKAIMKEFKLEDHVWLSDMYDMRESSILAYFRDKPMHGLIRTTSRSESENYFFSHFHQNGSTLSEFYIRFECAMDKQRNETKRLNHESTSGKPITVTKFFLEDDAAELYTREIFYKVQDEIVAARDDMRIQSIGPEINGIKCYEMRDVKMKDMIFKVEVSKTHANCSCKKFLLCGILCRHEFCALNHFEVFEIPRRLRLNRWMKNAESKQPDGEITIHPPLQCKNKGSGLKRLLSEREKSIVKAKKRKRQCSLCLSYVHDKRGCPKREQFAACPKKKKHLAV; this is translated from the exons ATGATTTCTGAGGATTTATTGAAGATTAGTTCAAATCAAG CGGTCAGTTTTGTTGATAATACTTCTGACATTAGTCATAGTATTGAAGGTAATGAAAACGGAGAAGTTGATTCTGGTTTTTCT GTGTATGCAAACTTATGTGGATTTGAAGTTCGTCGTAGTGCTGAGAAAACTGATGATGATGGTACTGTAATAAGTAAGTATTTGCTTTGCAACAAATCTGGTTTTAATGAAAATAATAGCAAATCAGTTAAGAAGAGGAGGACTAAGTCTTTCAGATGCGGTTGTGATGCTAAAATGGTGCTAAAATTTGTGCCTGGAAAGAG GTACAATATGGTTTTTGCTCCATTTACAGGTGTTGATAAACACAATAAGTATGTTACGTTGGCATCTACTCTTCTTTCAAAAGAAGATGTAACATATTTCACTTGGGCGTTTAAAACATTTTTAAAGGCTATGGGTCGTAATCCAATTTGTCTAGTCACTAATCAATGTCCGGCTATGAAGCAGGCCATACCAGCTGTTCTTAAAGCAACCGATGATCTTCCTGCTACCAGGCACCGCTTGTGTATGTGGCATATAACTGAAAAGTTCCCTGCTAAg CTAGGCAACTTCTTGTGCAAAGAAACTGATTTCATGGAAAAGATTAAAAAAGTTATATGGTCCACAAGTATAGATATTGATGAGTTTGAAGAAGGTTGGAAAGCAATTATGAAAGAATTCAAGTTAGAAGATCATGTTTGGTTGTCTGATATGTATGATATGAGAGAGTCATCGATCCTTGCATATTTTCGTGATAAGCCAATGCATGGTTTAATTCGGACGACGTCTAGATCTGAAAGTGAGAATTATTTTTTTAGTCATTTTCATCAAAATGGAAGTACATTATCAGAGTTTTATATTCGCTTTGAATGTGCCATGGATAAGCAACGTAACGAAACAAAAAGATTGAATCATGAATCTACATCTGGTAAACCAATTACTGTTACTAAATTCTTCCTTGAGGATGATGCCGCAGAGTTATACACGCGTGAAATTTTTTACAAAGTGCAAGATGAAATTGTGGCAGCTCGTGATGATATGCGAATTCAAAGTATTGGCCCGGAGATAAATGGCATTAAGTGTTATGAAATGAGAGATGTCAAAATGAAAGACATGATTTTTAAG GTTGAAGTCAGTAAGACACATGCTAATTGTTCTTGTAAGAAGTTCCTTTTGTGCGGCATTTTATGCAGACACGAGTTTTGTGCTCTTAATCATTTTGAAGTGTTCGAGATACCTAGGCGACTTCGTCTTAATCGCTGGATGAAAAATGCTGAAA GTAAGCAGCCAGATGGAGAAATTACTATTCATCCACCTCTCCAATGTAAAAACAAAGGTTCCGGTCTAAAGAGGCTTCTTAGCGAAAGGGAAAAATCCATAGTGAAAGCCAAGAAGAGGAAGAGGCAGTGCTCATTATGTCTTTCGTATGTGCACGATAAAAGAGGTTGTCCAAAAAGGGAGCAATTTGCGGCTTGTCCCAAAAAGAAGAAACATCTGGCTGTTTGA